From Echinicola soli, a single genomic window includes:
- the hemF gene encoding oxygen-dependent coproporphyrinogen oxidase has protein sequence MSNSISKEQVSEAFKSIQDHICQELEIGDGKAKFHEDLWKREAGGGGRTRIIKDGNVIAKGGVAFSAVHGPTPDKILKKLKLEKADFYATGVSIVIHPSSPMVPIIHMNIRYFEMSDGTYWFGGGIDLTPHYVDKEDARYFHEQVKATCDQYNPAFYPKFKKWADDYFYLPHREETRGIGGIFFDRLNATEANSFESIYEFVKSIGYLFPKVYRHFMAKNAALPFSGNEQKWQALRRGRYVEFNLVWDAGTKFGLDTNGRTESILMSMPPVAEWEYMNIPEEGSKEAETVRLLKKDIDWINC, from the coding sequence ATGTCAAATAGTATCAGTAAAGAACAGGTTTCAGAAGCGTTTAAATCCATTCAAGACCATATCTGTCAAGAGCTGGAAATCGGCGATGGAAAGGCAAAATTCCATGAAGACCTTTGGAAAAGGGAAGCAGGTGGTGGTGGTCGCACACGAATCATCAAAGATGGAAATGTCATTGCAAAAGGAGGTGTGGCTTTCTCTGCCGTTCATGGCCCCACACCTGATAAAATTCTGAAAAAACTAAAACTGGAAAAGGCTGATTTCTATGCTACGGGCGTATCCATCGTGATCCACCCAAGCAGTCCAATGGTACCGATCATCCACATGAACATACGGTATTTTGAAATGAGCGACGGCACCTATTGGTTTGGAGGGGGCATTGACCTTACCCCCCACTATGTGGACAAGGAAGACGCCCGCTACTTTCACGAACAAGTAAAAGCTACCTGCGACCAGTATAACCCTGCGTTTTATCCAAAATTCAAAAAATGGGCTGATGATTATTTTTACCTTCCCCATCGTGAGGAAACCAGGGGCATTGGGGGCATTTTCTTTGATCGTTTGAACGCTACGGAAGCCAATTCTTTTGAGTCCATTTATGAATTTGTAAAATCCATTGGCTACCTCTTCCCAAAAGTTTACCGTCACTTTATGGCCAAGAATGCCGCTTTGCCATTTAGTGGGAATGAACAAAAATGGCAGGCCCTGAGAAGGGGTAGATACGTCGAATTCAACTTGGTTTGGGATGCAGGGACGAAGTTTGGATTGGATACGAATGGCCGAACCGAGAGCATTCTCATGAGCATGCCGCCCGTAGCAGAATGGGAATATATGAACATCCCGGAAGAAGGCTCAAAAGAGGCCGAAACGGTCAGGCTATTGAAAAAAGATATTGACTGGATAAACTGTTAA
- a CDS encoding phosphatase PAP2 family protein: MIETLKHWDEELFLFLNAQHQDWLDPIMFGISGKLIWLPFYALLVYLIIRNAGKGSIWIFIGIALAILFSDQIASGFMKPFFERPRPCHDPRWEGIMFNYKHCGGMYGFASSHASNTFSLATYLLLTFHRKVKGFGWMFLWAALVSYSRIYLGVHYPADVIVGAIVGMISAVIAWWLVVKIKMTTIRKVEKMGK, from the coding sequence GTGATAGAAACACTGAAACATTGGGACGAAGAGCTCTTCCTCTTTCTAAATGCCCAGCACCAGGATTGGCTGGATCCTATCATGTTTGGCATTTCGGGCAAGCTGATTTGGCTTCCTTTTTATGCCCTGCTGGTCTATTTGATCATCAGGAATGCGGGGAAAGGCAGTATTTGGATTTTCATTGGGATCGCTTTGGCAATTCTTTTTAGCGACCAAATAGCCTCTGGTTTTATGAAACCCTTCTTTGAGCGCCCACGCCCCTGCCATGATCCGCGATGGGAAGGCATTATGTTTAATTACAAACATTGTGGTGGCATGTATGGTTTTGCTTCCTCCCACGCCTCCAATACTTTTTCGCTGGCCACCTACCTGCTGCTGACCTTCCACCGAAAAGTCAAGGGCTTTGGGTGGATGTTTTTGTGGGCAGCCCTCGTTTCCTATTCCAGGATTTACCTAGGTGTCCACTATCCTGCCGATGTAATCGTGGGCGCTATCGTGGGCATGATTTCGGCAGTCATCGCCTGGTGGCTGGTCGTAAAGATCAAAATGACCACCATCCGAAAAGTGGAAAAAATGGGTAAGTGA
- a CDS encoding riboflavin synthase codes for MFTGIVETMGEIVAIYQEGTNIHFDIKSPITSELKIDQSVAHNGVCLTVVKVNGDIYRVTAIDETLKKTSLKEWKEGTKVNLERCMPANGRFDGHIVQGHVDQIGKVERVENQDGSWLFDFSFEDTAGNVTVEKGSITINGTSLTCFNSKSGGFSVAIIPYTYEHTNFHQLKVGDRVNLEFDIVGKYIQRMVKGY; via the coding sequence ATGTTTACTGGTATTGTAGAAACGATGGGTGAAATAGTGGCCATCTACCAAGAAGGTACAAATATCCATTTTGATATCAAATCACCCATTACGAGTGAACTGAAGATTGATCAGTCTGTGGCGCATAACGGCGTGTGTTTGACAGTGGTAAAGGTGAACGGTGATATTTACAGGGTGACAGCCATTGACGAGACACTCAAAAAGACAAGCCTTAAGGAGTGGAAAGAGGGTACCAAGGTAAACCTGGAAAGATGCATGCCGGCCAATGGCCGTTTTGATGGACACATCGTGCAGGGACATGTGGATCAGATCGGTAAGGTGGAGCGGGTAGAGAACCAGGATGGGAGTTGGCTCTTTGATTTCTCCTTTGAAGATACTGCCGGCAACGTAACGGTGGAAAAAGGTTCCATTACCATTAACGGTACCAGCTTGACCTGCTTCAATTCCAAATCAGGAGGCTTCTCAGTAGCCATTATTCCTTATACCTATGAGCACACCAATTTTCACCAGCTGAAAGTAGGTGACAGGGTCAATTTAGAGTTTGATATTGTGGGAAAATACATTCAACGGATGGTGAAGGGGTATTGA
- a CDS encoding protein-L-isoaspartate(D-aspartate) O-methyltransferase, which yields MIKLEDSYSHKGQRKALVKTLARKGIMDKKVLEAIGTIPRHFFFDSALHSHAYEDKAFPIGEGQTISQPFTVAFQSELLAINAGDKVLEIGTGSGYQAAILYLLGAEVHTIEYNQHLYQRTKKFLPKLGIKAHFYQGDGSLGIPDKAPFDKIIVTAGAPVVPKSLLKQLKVGGILVIPVGDRKTQKMMKLTKKTAKQITQEEYDSFAFVPLLGHEGW from the coding sequence ATGATAAAATTGGAGGATAGCTATTCTCACAAAGGCCAGCGAAAAGCACTGGTAAAAACACTGGCAAGAAAGGGCATCATGGACAAGAAAGTGCTGGAAGCCATTGGTACGATCCCGCGTCATTTTTTCTTTGACAGCGCCTTGCATTCCCATGCGTATGAGGACAAAGCTTTCCCCATCGGTGAAGGACAGACCATTTCCCAGCCATTTACGGTGGCCTTCCAAAGTGAACTATTGGCCATCAATGCCGGTGACAAGGTATTGGAAATAGGCACTGGATCTGGCTATCAGGCAGCCATACTCTATCTTCTGGGGGCTGAAGTTCACACCATAGAATATAACCAACACCTATATCAAAGGACCAAAAAATTCCTTCCCAAACTCGGCATCAAAGCCCACTTCTATCAAGGTGATGGCTCGCTGGGAATTCCCGATAAAGCTCCTTTTGACAAGATCATCGTCACGGCAGGTGCGCCTGTGGTGCCCAAAAGTCTGCTGAAGCAATTGAAAGTTGGTGGAATCCTGGTCATCCCTGTGGGAGATAGAAAGACTCAAAAGATGATGAAGCTAACAAAAAAAACCGCCAAGCAGATTACGCAGGAAGAATACGACAGCTTTGCTTTTGTGCCGCTGCTGGGGCATGAAGGATGGTAA
- a CDS encoding acyl-CoA thioesterase produces the protein MGKTKKVQESEVVMTEMVLPNDTNTLDNLMGGKLMHWLDVVGAIAAQKHSNRIVVTASADSISFKHPIALGNVVTLKAQVTRSFNSSMEVYIEVWAEDIPANKKTKTHRAFFTFVAVDQNGRPIEVPKLEPTTDEEKELFDGALRRRQLRLVLSKRMDPKDAVELKSIFGLEEALGAKKK, from the coding sequence ATGGGAAAAACAAAGAAAGTACAGGAATCTGAAGTAGTCATGACCGAGATGGTCCTGCCCAATGACACCAATACACTCGACAACCTCATGGGGGGCAAATTGATGCACTGGCTGGATGTAGTGGGTGCTATCGCGGCACAGAAACATTCCAACAGGATCGTGGTGACGGCTTCAGCAGATAGTATTTCTTTCAAGCACCCCATTGCCCTGGGCAACGTCGTCACGCTAAAAGCCCAAGTGACCCGATCCTTCAACAGCTCCATGGAAGTCTATATCGAAGTATGGGCCGAGGACATTCCTGCCAATAAAAAAACCAAGACCCACCGGGCATTTTTCACCTTTGTGGCCGTGGACCAAAACGGCCGTCCCATCGAAGTACCCAAGCTGGAGCCTACCACTGACGAGGAGAAGGAGCTGTTTGACGGAGCACTACGTAGACGGCAATTACGACTGGTACTTTCCAAAAGAATGGATCCAAAAGATGCCGTGGAGCTCAAATCCATCTTTGGCCTGGAAGAGGCTTTGGGTGCAAAGAAGAAGTAA
- a CDS encoding DUF3817 domain-containing protein — MDNAHKLRVLNRFRIISYAEGISYLLLLFIAMPLKYTMDMPLAVKYTGWVHGLLFIAYVYLIFPTRRSLNWTFRRTLFALIASVLPFGPFLFDRKLRQQGHQIEDQN; from the coding sequence ATGGACAACGCACATAAATTACGAGTTCTCAATCGATTTAGGATCATCAGCTATGCAGAAGGTATTTCCTACCTCCTCCTACTGTTTATCGCCATGCCGCTAAAGTACACCATGGACATGCCCCTGGCGGTAAAATACACAGGCTGGGTGCACGGCCTTCTTTTCATTGCTTATGTTTACCTTATTTTCCCGACACGGAGAAGCCTTAATTGGACGTTTCGTAGGACTTTATTTGCCCTAATTGCCTCCGTCCTGCCATTTGGCCCTTTCCTTTTTGACAGGAAATTGCGCCAGCAAGGACATCAAATAGAGGATCAGAATTAA
- a CDS encoding Dps family protein — protein MITSEKRVFKKLGYNAEESEKIVKSLNKLLANYHVHYQKLRNFHWNVTGGDFFDLHEKFEELYTESFENIDLIAERIRIFGMTPLSLIKEYLEHSDITEVGTDLSSDKMVKEVLKDFEILAENMNECAESVAELGDSATEDMLIAMIKSIELHHWMLTSFLK, from the coding sequence ATGATTACTTCAGAAAAAAGAGTTTTTAAGAAATTAGGTTATAACGCCGAAGAATCAGAGAAAATCGTCAAATCACTTAATAAATTACTGGCCAACTACCATGTGCATTATCAAAAGCTAAGGAATTTTCACTGGAATGTGACCGGGGGAGACTTTTTTGACCTGCATGAGAAGTTTGAGGAACTGTACACTGAGTCTTTCGAAAATATCGACTTGATTGCCGAGAGAATCAGGATTTTTGGCATGACCCCACTGAGCTTGATCAAAGAATACCTGGAGCATTCCGATATTACTGAGGTGGGAACCGACCTGTCATCGGATAAAATGGTAAAAGAAGTCCTCAAAGACTTTGAAATCCTAGCAGAAAACATGAACGAATGTGCAGAAAGTGTTGCAGAACTTGGCGATTCCGCCACAGAGGATATGCTGATCGCCATGATCAAGAGCATCGAGCTGCATCACTGGATGCTCACTTCATTTCTTAAGTAA
- a CDS encoding phosphoenolpyruvate carboxylase: protein MSNTYQTEIAKRFTIYNSLFLDLPFDDIYRTGTLLPILSSECKKGFAEGKTPKEIINSFFEGMLASDSSKEKHNLLFQLVQYVERQVVLFDSIEDAAFEKINDVKGKGTMNALISRVESDKKKAELIEKLRTFSIRLTLTAHPTQFYPGNVLAIITDLESAIRKDDLGSIDALLRQLGKTAFINKEKPSPYEEAVSLCWFLEHVFYKSIPDIMARVLRKLDIPLHEWDNPDLLKVGFWPGGDRDGNPFVTHQITMDVADKLQETILRCLYRDVRKVRRRMTFKGVESLMLEAENGIYKTLYGGEKVLKSKEDLLKILLKARGIIIESHDGLFLDILDEFILKVNVFGFYFASMDMRQDSRKHAALWEEIIEVSQGKDALKKYQEGTEEEQINTILSFKELPNPKSLKDEFHQEMLESIASISYVQDNNGSEGLHRYIISNCQSELHILQVYQLNKLTLAPKGDLKLDIVPLFETIDDLAAAPEIMERLYSNKVYSAHLKSRGKKQSIMLGFSDGTKDGGYIRANWSILRAKEELTKASRKYEVSVVFFDGRGGPPARGGGNMHNFYASLGDQVENEEIQVTIQGQTISANYGKPVSCTYNLEQLLSAGLENHLYPTEENRLTDDQRALIDEMADISYQAYKEFKSHPQFVSYLEKVTPLKFFGKTNIGSRPLKRSKGEAMKFEDLRAIPFVGSWAQMKQNIPGFYGVGKAISEMEKRGKKDQVAKLYQDSLFFRSLMGNSMQSLAKSYYPATAYLKDDKEYGGFWELMHAEYQQSFKKILEISGMNELLEDNAVSRQSIEIREKIVLPLITIQQYAIQEMLEAGKENTVLQKLILRTMFGIINAARNAA from the coding sequence ATGTCAAATACCTACCAGACTGAGATAGCCAAGCGGTTTACCATTTACAACAGTTTATTTCTAGATCTGCCTTTTGATGACATTTACCGGACGGGAACATTGCTTCCAATTTTATCTTCGGAATGTAAAAAAGGCTTTGCAGAGGGGAAAACCCCAAAAGAGATTATCAACTCATTTTTTGAGGGTATGTTAGCCTCAGATTCATCCAAGGAAAAACACAATTTACTGTTTCAGCTGGTTCAATATGTAGAAAGACAGGTTGTTCTTTTTGACTCTATTGAAGATGCTGCCTTCGAGAAAATCAATGATGTAAAAGGTAAAGGTACCATGAACGCATTGATTTCCAGGGTGGAAAGCGATAAGAAGAAGGCTGAGCTGATCGAGAAGCTACGGACTTTCTCTATCCGTCTGACGCTGACGGCGCACCCTACCCAGTTTTATCCAGGAAATGTGTTGGCCATCATCACTGATTTAGAGTCGGCGATCCGGAAAGATGATTTGGGCAGCATTGATGCCTTGCTGAGGCAATTGGGCAAGACAGCCTTTATCAATAAGGAAAAGCCTTCTCCTTATGAGGAGGCGGTCAGCTTGTGTTGGTTTTTGGAACACGTCTTCTATAAGAGTATTCCGGATATCATGGCCAGGGTCCTCAGAAAGCTCGATATTCCCTTGCACGAATGGGATAATCCAGACCTGCTCAAAGTAGGTTTCTGGCCAGGCGGTGACCGTGATGGAAATCCTTTCGTGACACATCAAATCACCATGGATGTAGCGGATAAGCTTCAGGAGACGATCCTTAGGTGCCTGTACAGGGATGTAAGAAAGGTCAGAAGAAGAATGACCTTCAAAGGCGTAGAGTCGCTGATGCTGGAAGCTGAAAACGGCATCTATAAGACCCTTTATGGTGGAGAAAAAGTACTGAAGTCAAAAGAAGACTTGCTGAAGATTCTTTTGAAGGCTAGAGGGATCATCATCGAGTCGCACGATGGGCTCTTCTTGGATATTCTGGATGAGTTTATCCTAAAGGTAAATGTGTTTGGTTTTTATTTCGCCTCCATGGACATGCGCCAGGACAGTAGAAAACACGCCGCTCTATGGGAAGAAATCATCGAGGTGAGCCAAGGAAAGGATGCCCTAAAGAAATACCAGGAAGGCACTGAGGAAGAGCAAATTAATACAATCCTTTCTTTTAAGGAGTTGCCAAATCCGAAATCACTTAAGGATGAATTCCATCAGGAGATGTTGGAGAGCATCGCGTCTATCAGTTATGTACAGGACAATAACGGCAGTGAAGGCCTTCACCGGTACATTATCTCCAACTGCCAATCGGAACTGCACATCCTTCAGGTGTACCAATTGAATAAGCTTACACTGGCTCCAAAGGGAGATTTGAAGCTTGATATTGTGCCATTATTTGAGACTATCGATGATTTGGCAGCAGCGCCGGAAATCATGGAGCGTCTTTATTCAAACAAGGTGTATTCTGCACACTTGAAGTCAAGAGGTAAAAAGCAAAGTATCATGCTGGGCTTCTCAGATGGAACCAAAGACGGTGGCTATATCCGAGCCAATTGGTCGATTTTGCGTGCTAAAGAAGAACTGACTAAAGCTTCCCGAAAATATGAAGTCAGCGTAGTGTTCTTTGACGGAAGGGGTGGGCCTCCTGCCAGGGGTGGTGGAAATATGCACAACTTCTACGCTTCGCTGGGTGACCAAGTGGAAAATGAAGAAATCCAGGTGACCATCCAGGGACAGACCATTAGTGCAAATTATGGTAAACCCGTTTCCTGTACGTATAACTTGGAGCAATTGCTCAGTGCAGGGCTGGAAAATCACTTGTATCCAACTGAAGAAAATAGGCTTACCGATGACCAAAGAGCATTGATCGATGAAATGGCTGATATCAGTTATCAAGCTTATAAGGAGTTTAAGAGCCATCCGCAGTTTGTGTCCTACTTGGAAAAAGTGACACCGCTCAAGTTCTTTGGCAAGACCAATATCGGTTCGAGACCATTGAAGAGAAGCAAAGGTGAAGCGATGAAGTTTGAAGACCTGAGGGCTATTCCTTTTGTCGGGTCTTGGGCACAAATGAAGCAAAATATCCCAGGTTTTTACGGTGTAGGCAAGGCTATTAGTGAAATGGAAAAAAGAGGCAAAAAGGATCAGGTAGCCAAACTATACCAGGACTCCCTTTTCTTCCGCTCTCTGATGGGCAATTCCATGCAGTCACTGGCCAAATCCTATTATCCTGCCACGGCCTACCTTAAAGATGATAAGGAATATGGCGGTTTCTGGGAGCTGATGCATGCAGAATATCAACAGTCATTTAAGAAAATACTGGAAATTTCTGGAATGAATGAGCTCTTGGAAGATAACGCTGTAAGTAGACAATCTATAGAAATTCGGGAAAAAATAGTATTGCCGCTCATCACCATTCAGCAGTATGCCATTCAGGAAATGCTGGAGGCAGGGAAGGAAAATACGGTCTTGCAGAAATTGATTCTAAGGACTATGTTTGGTATTATCAATGCAGCGAGAAACGCAGCATAA
- a CDS encoding lactonase family protein — protein MKSLLSPLLLIAMCTTFSCHSSSTQEASQSNTDSLAAPITFWLGTYTSQPSEGFHLISFQQETSTFDSVLMESDINNPSFVISNKPGDLVFAVQEEGGEDGGSVCSFRFDQTANTLKKLSTSSTIGSGPCYITLSPNEKFIFAGNYGSGDLAVLPIQADGTLGDAIQTISHAGSSVNEDRQASPHVHSLVFHPNGKQLFVADLGTDKVYIYDFDPSREQPLSTSIPSHFTVKAGSGPRHLVFNQAGDKIYLVHEMTSEVGLYDYNLEEDKITHLDSYALTPKGFAGDKGAAEIKISDDGQFLYTSNRGDSNEIIVFKINPQTGTLDKIQAISSGGQTPRNFALSPDGNFLFVGNQNSDQILAYERNPQSGIIKKTNAKLAIHRPVYFFMLDK, from the coding sequence GTGAAATCATTATTATCTCCCTTACTTCTTATCGCCATGTGTACCACGTTTTCTTGCCACTCATCAAGCACGCAAGAAGCATCACAATCAAACACTGACTCATTGGCCGCCCCCATCACCTTTTGGCTGGGCACCTATACCTCCCAACCAAGCGAGGGATTCCACCTGATTTCTTTCCAACAGGAGACCTCCACCTTTGATTCCGTGCTGATGGAAAGTGACATCAACAATCCTTCTTTTGTGATCTCCAATAAACCAGGGGATTTGGTATTTGCGGTCCAGGAAGAAGGTGGGGAAGACGGAGGCAGTGTTTGCTCTTTTAGATTTGACCAGACTGCCAATACCCTCAAAAAACTCAGCACCAGCTCCACCATAGGCAGCGGACCGTGCTATATCACGTTGTCTCCAAATGAAAAGTTTATCTTTGCGGGCAATTATGGAAGTGGTGACCTGGCTGTCTTGCCTATCCAAGCAGATGGTACTTTGGGTGATGCTATCCAAACGATCAGTCATGCTGGATCCAGTGTAAATGAAGATAGACAGGCATCACCTCATGTCCACAGCCTCGTTTTTCACCCCAATGGAAAACAGCTCTTCGTGGCGGATCTGGGAACTGATAAGGTCTATATTTATGATTTTGACCCCAGCAGGGAGCAACCACTATCTACCTCTATCCCAAGTCATTTTACTGTGAAGGCAGGATCAGGCCCTCGTCATTTAGTGTTTAACCAAGCAGGTGACAAAATCTACCTCGTCCATGAAATGACTTCCGAGGTGGGGCTGTATGATTATAACCTGGAAGAAGACAAGATCACTCACTTAGACAGTTATGCACTTACGCCAAAAGGCTTTGCGGGTGACAAAGGCGCTGCTGAAATCAAGATCAGTGATGACGGCCAATTTCTATACACTTCCAATCGTGGCGATTCCAATGAAATTATTGTCTTCAAAATCAACCCACAAACGGGAACATTAGACAAGATTCAAGCCATCAGTTCAGGAGGCCAGACACCTAGGAATTTTGCCTTGTCTCCGGATGGTAATTTCCTATTTGTAGGCAACCAAAACTCCGATCAGATCCTGGCTTATGAAAGGAACCCACAATCTGGCATTATCAAAAAAACCAATGCTAAATTGGCGATACATCGACCGGTCTATTTCTTTATGCTGGACAAATAA
- a CDS encoding cold-shock protein produces the protein MNTGRVKFFNESKGFGFIIDDESSKEYFVHITGLVDEVKEDDEVTFDLKEGRKGLNAVNVKLS, from the coding sequence ATGAACACAGGAAGAGTTAAATTTTTTAACGAATCTAAAGGATTCGGTTTCATTATTGACGACGAGTCATCAAAAGAATATTTCGTACACATCACCGGTTTGGTAGATGAAGTTAAAGAAGATGACGAAGTGACTTTCGACCTTAAAGAAGGAAGAAAGGGTCTTAATGCCGTGAATGTAAAATTATCATAA
- a CDS encoding glycoside hydrolase family 43 protein: MLKQILVLIFLSATQWCVAQTAETITLADPTIFHDDGTYYLYGTSRANEGFLVYQSTDLKNWEGPLGMLSEGFCLRKEQVYGDKGFWAPQVFKRGKYYYMAYTANEQIAIACSESPLGPFTQQDKEAISLDQRMIDPFIYNAPDGKLYLYHVKVANGGNRIFVTELKEDHSGLVAGSTRLCIEAAVPWEKTETAEWTVTEGPTIIQHEGLFYLLYSANDFRSKQYAVGYAVSESPSGPWKKAPENPILHQGMLLVPGTGHGDVFKDEAGEWNYVFHTHHDESTVSPRKTAVIKMDFVEDKNGNTVLKMYPKTWHYLYKEK; the protein is encoded by the coding sequence ATGCTAAAGCAAATACTGGTATTAATATTTTTATCAGCAACCCAGTGGTGTGTCGCACAAACGGCAGAAACCATCACCCTGGCTGATCCCACTATTTTCCATGATGATGGCACGTATTACCTTTACGGTACCAGTAGGGCCAATGAAGGTTTTTTGGTGTATCAATCCACTGATCTTAAAAACTGGGAAGGGCCTCTTGGAATGCTTTCTGAGGGATTTTGCCTTCGAAAGGAGCAGGTGTATGGAGATAAAGGCTTCTGGGCGCCACAGGTGTTCAAGAGGGGGAAGTACTATTATATGGCTTATACCGCTAATGAGCAAATTGCCATTGCATGTAGCGAGAGTCCCTTGGGGCCTTTTACACAGCAGGATAAGGAGGCGATAAGCTTGGATCAGCGGATGATTGACCCTTTCATTTACAATGCCCCTGACGGTAAGCTTTACCTTTATCATGTAAAGGTGGCCAATGGCGGAAACCGTATTTTCGTGACGGAGTTAAAGGAAGATCATAGTGGCTTGGTGGCGGGAAGCACCCGTTTGTGTATTGAAGCGGCAGTGCCATGGGAGAAGACAGAAACTGCAGAATGGACGGTAACGGAAGGACCTACCATTATTCAGCACGAAGGGCTTTTTTATCTCCTTTATAGTGCCAATGATTTTAGAAGCAAGCAATATGCTGTGGGCTATGCGGTCAGTGAATCACCGTCGGGGCCTTGGAAGAAAGCTCCTGAAAATCCGATTTTACACCAAGGGATGCTTCTGGTTCCCGGGACTGGTCACGGAGATGTTTTTAAGGATGAAGCAGGGGAGTGGAATTATGTCTTCCATACCCATCACGATGAAAGTACCGTAAGCCCTCGCAAAACGGCAGTGATCAAAATGGATTTTGTCGAGGATAAAAATGGTAATACAGTGCTGAAAATGTACCCAAAAACCTGGCACTATCTGTACAAGGAAAAATGA
- a CDS encoding D-alanyl-D-alanine carboxypeptidase/D-alanyl-D-alanine-endopeptidase has product MKKILPVLFVLFTACTVQKVKKSVRDSEVFNQGFTGFMLVDPAKDKVLYALNEDKYFTPASNTKMFTFYAAYKVLGDQVNALDYAESGDSLVFWGTGDPSLMHPDFEDRSVLNFLENTEKQLFMADNFDEVQAYASGWSWNWFNYYYGPERSSMPIYGNIIRFTKEKQTENFSYSPRFFANQIKEDLGLPAREYSILRDKNTNDFRYHLVGEELSFETDKPFVTSSQLAREMLEDTLGREITMINYDKVKNRTHQKLKGIATDSLYRQMLTISDNFLAEQLMVLVADELFDSLDVRGAIDHVKEHYLADLPDEPQWVDGSGLSAQNKFTPRSIIKLLEKIKAEVPEEKIYAYFPAGGKSGTIRSWYKSDDENPYVYAKTGTLSGVHCLSGYLLTKSGKTLHFSFMHNNYVISSNELKKEMEKVLYQIHLKY; this is encoded by the coding sequence ATGAAAAAAATATTACCAGTCCTTTTTGTACTATTCACTGCCTGTACGGTACAGAAAGTAAAAAAGTCAGTACGAGATTCAGAGGTCTTTAATCAAGGTTTTACCGGTTTTATGCTGGTGGATCCGGCCAAGGATAAGGTACTGTATGCGCTGAATGAGGACAAGTATTTTACCCCTGCTTCCAATACCAAGATGTTTACCTTTTATGCAGCCTACAAGGTGCTTGGTGATCAGGTAAATGCCTTGGATTATGCAGAGAGTGGTGATTCCCTTGTTTTCTGGGGGACAGGAGATCCATCCCTGATGCATCCGGATTTTGAAGACCGGTCGGTGCTGAACTTCTTGGAAAACACGGAGAAACAACTGTTTATGGCTGACAATTTTGACGAAGTGCAGGCCTATGCTTCGGGATGGTCATGGAACTGGTTCAATTATTATTACGGTCCAGAGCGATCCTCCATGCCCATTTATGGCAATATCATCCGGTTCACAAAGGAGAAACAAACTGAAAATTTCAGTTATTCGCCCCGCTTTTTTGCCAATCAGATCAAAGAAGACCTTGGTTTGCCGGCTAGGGAATATTCAATTTTACGGGATAAGAACACCAATGATTTTCGATACCATTTGGTGGGAGAGGAGTTGTCATTTGAAACCGATAAGCCGTTTGTGACGTCTTCCCAGCTGGCGCGGGAAATGCTGGAAGATACCTTGGGCAGGGAGATCACGATGATCAACTACGATAAGGTGAAAAACAGGACACATCAAAAGCTGAAGGGAATAGCCACTGATTCACTCTATAGACAAATGCTGACCATTAGCGATAACTTCCTTGCCGAGCAATTGATGGTGCTGGTGGCGGATGAACTGTTTGATTCGCTGGATGTGCGTGGAGCGATTGACCATGTCAAGGAGCATTATTTGGCCGATCTTCCTGATGAGCCCCAGTGGGTAGATGGATCTGGACTTTCTGCACAGAATAAATTTACGCCAAGGAGCATCATCAAGCTACTGGAAAAGATCAAAGCGGAAGTGCCGGAAGAGAAAATTTACGCGTATTTTCCCGCCGGAGGAAAATCCGGTACTATCCGCTCCTGGTACAAGTCCGATGATGAAAATCCCTATGTCTACGCCAAGACCGGAACCCTTAGCGGTGTTCATTGCCTGAGTGGTTACCTGCTTACCAAAAGTGGTAAAACGCTTCATTTTAGCTTTATGCATAATAATTACGTGATCAGCTCCAATGAATTGAAAAAAGAAATGGAAAAAGTGCTTTATCAGATTCATCTGAAGTATTGA